GTCCTTCGCCTTGGCTAAGGCTACTTCTGTAAGCTTCGCATTAGATGTAAGGGGCTTCAGACCTTTTTGGCTGCGCTCGTTGTTTACAAGCTTTACAACCTCAGCTGCAAATTGGGACTTGCTGAGTTGTGCATCAGACCCTGCAGACTGACCCGCGCCTGAGTTTGTGTTTTGTTTTTGGGCCTGTTGCTTGTTACTAGACTGCGAAGCCTTTTGGCTACCTTGTTTGGTTGTTGTTTGCTTGCCGGATGAAGGATTTGCTGTTTTGTTTTTAGCCTTGTCCTTTTCAGATGCATCCTTAATTACGGTCTTTGTTATCGTAGTCGTCCCGTTGGACATATTGACGGTATATCCGTTATTTTGAAACCACTGTTGTAGTTGGGCAGTCAAATCGTCAGCTGGTGAAGCTGATGCCGGAACGATGAATCCTGCGGATAAAATGGCGCTTAGACTTCCCATCACAAGTGTTTTTTTCAACATATTCTTCATTTCGTCATCTCCTTGTTGTATAAATGCCTTGGTGTGAACGCGTCCGGTTACAACTTTGTAATCTTTACTCTAGCAGTATATCATGTTTTATAGCAGGATCAATGGTATAAAAGTTGGAAAAAAAATAGCCCCGCTCGGAATGAACCATGCGGAACTAAGTTAAAAGTAGTGAGGCTTTAAGTATTAAATTGTCTTGTTGTAGGCTGATTATCTAAGCTTTTTGCTGAAACGGTAGCCTTGCTTTTCAAAGCCGATTCGGTTGTAGAAAGCCCGGGCCTCTACTTGTTTGATGCGGTTATTCGCTCCAGTAATGAATAAATGATAGCATCCTTGCGCACGTCCCCACTCCTCACCACAAGCCACCAGGCGCTTGCCAATGCCCTCGCCGCGATACTCCCCGCTCACGACTAGCATGGTGATTTGTACGGCAGGATCAGGATAAGCCAAGCTTTGAGCCGTATGCATGCCGATTACTCCGACAACACGACCATCCATTTCTGCAACCATCATATTCGCTTGACTGTCCTCCCGCGTTGTTCCCATAACTTCTTTCATTACACCACAAGTCATCGGGTATCCGACTTCTCTTAGTAGTCCTGTTACGGCTTCGCAATCGCCAAGCTCTACGGAACGAATTGTCAGTACTGGAATCATCACATTGTTAGACATGATTTACCTCCACTTTCAGCATATTAGCAGCTTCTTCGGCCGTCTTCCGTGCTGTTTCCACATCTTCTGCAGCGCTAAGCGCTACAGCCATCCGGCGACCCGGCTTGGTTTCTGGCTTCCCGAACACTCGCACCTGTGTCCGGGGTAGCAATAATGCATCATGCAGACCGCTTATTACAAAATCCCGCGTAGCCACTTCTGCCTTCAAAGTAGCTGAAGCTCCTGGTGTAAGCAACGTGACAGATGGCACTGGGAATCCGAGGATGGCCCGCACGTGAAGTGCAAATTCCGACAAATCCTGCGTGATCATGGTCACCATACCTGTATCATGCGGACGAGGGGATACTTCACTGAATATGACGCCATCAGTCGTTAAAAATAGCTCTACGCCAAACAATCCGTAACCACCCAGTTCATCCGTAATCGTACGGGCAATGTCTTCCGCCTCCGAAAGCTGCTTGTCCGTCATGCCATGGGGCTGCCAGGATTCGACATAATCCCCATCTTTCTGAATATGGCCAATCGGTGGGCAAAAAGTCGTACCCGAAACCGATCTGACGGTCAATAAGGTGATTTCGCTCTCAAACGGGACAAAAGCTTCAACAATGACACGTGTAGTTTTGGCACGCGCGCCTTCCAGCGCCGTATTCCAGCAGGATTCTGCATCTTCGATTGCCCGGCATACAGACTGCCCTTTACCCGACGAACTCATCAAGGGCTTGACCACGCATGGCGTGCCCAGCTCATGAACCGCCGACCGCAACTGCTCAAAGTTATCTGCAAAACGATAGGCAGCAGTCGGAAGCTGTAATTTCTCGGCAGCCAGCCTGCGGATACCTTCCCGGTCCATCGTAAGACGGGCGGCACGGGCCGTTGGTACTACGTGAAATCCTTCTTGCTCTAATTCTTCCAAAGCACCCGTAGCAATAGCTTCGATTTCAGGTACAATTATGTCGGGCTTTTCCTCACGAATTAGTGCCTTCAACGCCTCAGCATCCTGCATATCCAGACAGTGAGAGCGATGGGCTACCTGCATTGCTGGAGCCAGTTCATAGCGATCAACAGCAATACATTCCACGCCAAGCCGCTGAGCTTCAATAATGACTTCTTTTCCCAATTCGCCGCTACCCAGCAGCAGCATCTTCTTAGCCTTGGCAGAAAAAGGAGCACCCCACATCTTGAACTCTTCCCCCTCTGACGAAAATTGCTCTGATCTCTTTTCATCTTTATTTTCAGGGTTTAGCTCCAAGAATGCAATAGTGCTCGGCATTTAAATTTACAAAAAACGCGATTTTTTGATCTTTTTTTTACAAAAATCTGAACTGTGCTTCCACCAGCCCCCGATATATTCCATGTTTTTTCATCAATTGTTCATGATTACCACTTTCTTGGATTTCCCCATGATCCAGTACAACGATATGATCAGCATTTCGAATGGTAGACAAACGGTGAGCGACCATAAAAGAAGTTCTGCCTTCCAGTAAAACCTGAAGAGCCTCCTGAATTTTCAACTCCGTTTCTGTATCAATACTGGCTGTGGCCTCATCCAGAATAAGAATTCGCGGATTAGCCAGCAAGGCACGAGCAAAGGATAAGAGCTGTCGCTGGCCCATGGACAGCATTCCCCCCCGCTCCTCTACTTCTGTTTCATAGCCAGCTGGCAAGTGAACAATGAATTCATGAGCATTGACCGCCTTCGCAGCCGCTTCAATTTCCTCATCCGTTGCATCCAAACGGCCAAATCGGATATTATCGCGTATCGTCCCCGAAAAAATAAATGTATCCTGAAGCACGATGCTAATCTGGCTTCGCAAGCTCTCCACCGTGACATCACGCACATCTTGACCGTCAATCGTAAGCCTCCCTGACGTAATGTCATAAAAACGGCTGAGCAGATTAATAATTGTACTTTTACCTGAGCCGGTGTGACCCACAAGCGCTATAGATTGACCCGCTTCGACGGAAAGACTAATACCTTTAAGCGCCTGACGTCCCTTCTCATATTCAAAAATGACCTTTTCAAATTGGATGTCACCCCGAATGGGTGGCAAGGCTTTTGCTCCCGGTTTGTTTGCAATATTCGGCTGTTCATCCATAAACTCAAAAATTCGTTCTGACGAGGCCATCGCAACCAGTAACTGATTATACATTTGGCCCAGCCGATTAATCGGCTCCCAAAAGTTCCCAACATAGTTGGCAAACGCAACCAGCAGTCCCACTGTAAGCTGATCTGTCTGAATTAAATGCGCTCCAAACCAGAACAGCACAAGCGTACCAAAACCTCCGGTAATATCAATAAGTGGGCCAAAAACCTGATTCATGGCAGAAGCCTTATCCCACGATTTTTTGCTAGAGCTGTTCATATCGTCGAAATAAGCCATGTTTTCCTGCTCCTGCGTATACGCTTGTGTCACACGAATCCCCTGAATAGACTCATTCAAATGAGAGTTGATACGCGAGTTCTTCATACGCACTTCTTGCCAAGCGCGACGGATGCGAACGCGCAGCTTGGTCGAGATCAAAAACATGATCGGAACGGTCACAATTACTGCCAAACCGAGCTTCCAGTTAATAAGCAGCAAAATGACAATAATTCCGATAAGCTGTACGCAGTCAATCAGGACATTCACTGCACCGTTCGTAAAAAGATCCTGTAGCGAGTTAATGTCATTCGTCACGCGCACTAATACAGAACCTGCCGGTCTCTTATCAAAAAAGTTAAAGGATAGCTTTTGAATATGCTTGAACAAATCTTCACGCAAATCGTAAATAACCCGTTGACCGATAATATTGGTGAATTTAATGCGGTACGTGCTGGCTGCCCATTGAATTAAATATAACAAGAGCACGGCACCCGTGATGAGCAGCAGTAACTTTACGCTGGGTAGTGCAGGCCATGCGGGAGCAATTGCCTTATCAATGGCCAGACTGATCAAATAAGGAACCGTCAGTTTGGTAATGGTACCAAGAATCATCATGACCAGAAGGATCGGCAGAATCTGACGGGCATAGGGCTTCATGTATGCCAGCAAACGTTTGAATTCTGACCAGTTAAACGGTTTGTCAATGACATCATCATCTTGATAGACAAAGCGCTCATTCGTCGGTTTTTTTAACGGTTTGGCTTTTTCTGCGGGTATATTCATGGTCTCACCTGCCCTTCGGATACACCGTCTGGAGCCTGAGCTATGTAATCGGCGTATTGAATATGATACACATCCTGATATGGACCTGGAGTAGCAATAAGCTGTTCATGTGTTCCACGCTGGACGATTCGTCCTTCCTCAAGCACCACAATTTCATTGGCATGGCGAAGCGAAGAGATTCGATGAGCGATTATAAATGTTGTTCGACCACGCATAACCTCTTGAAAACCGGTCTGTATTTCATGCTCTGTTTCCATATCGACCGCACTGGTAGCATCATCCAGTACCAGAATTTTCGGATTTTTGAGTAGTGCGCGCGCGATGGCGATCCGTTGTTTCTGCCCTCCGGACAGTCCCAATCCACGTTCTCCAACGACAGTGTCATATCCCAGCGGTAGTTCAGTTATGAATTCATGCGCCTGAGCCAGTTTGGAAACGCGTATGATGTCATCCATACTGACATGGCTTAAACCATATGAAATATTATTACGTATAGAGGACGAAAACAAAAACGTCTCCTGAAACACAGAAGAAATTTGAGCACGCAAATCACGAATCTTCAAGTGACGTATATCCTTGCCATCCAACTTGATACTTCCTGCATTCACATTATAAGCACGCATGAGTAATTGAATAATGGTAGACTTCCCTGACCCCGTTCCTCCTAAAATTCCAATGACTGATCCTGGCGGTGCGTCTAAATTGATGTCAACAACAGCAGGAAGCTTATTTCCGTAAGCAAAGGTAACATGTTCAAACGTAACATGTCCTTCCACCTGATCGGCATCGAGTGTAAGTGCTCCGGCTTCATCGGTTACATCTATGGACTGATTTAGCAGTTCCAAGACCCTTTCACCAGAAGCTTTGGACTGCGTATAGTTATTGATATGAAAGCCAATGCTCCAGATGGGGCCGATAATATACCAAATTAAGCTAAAGAAAGCGACGAGCTGCCCCAAGGTCATTGACTTCTGAATGACCAGATACCCGCCCATGCCCAACAGAAGGACCACACTGACAGAAGCAATTAGTTCCATAGCAGGGAAGAACCGACTCCATAAGGAAGCAGCTTGAATTT
The Paenibacillus peoriae DNA segment above includes these coding regions:
- a CDS encoding CAP domain-containing protein, coding for MKNMLKKTLVMGSLSAILSAGFIVPASASPADDLTAQLQQWFQNNGYTVNMSNGTTTITKTVIKDASEKDKAKNKTANPSSGKQTTTKQGSQKASQSSNKQQAQKQNTNSGAGQSAGSDAQLSKSQFAAEVVKLVNNERSQKGLKPLTSNAKLTEVALAKAKDMSTNNYFSHTSPTYGSPFDMMKKFGVTYTYAGENIAMGQQTPQEVMKAWMNSQGHRENILKAEYTQIGVAYYNGYWVQEFTRN
- a CDS encoding ABC transporter ATP-binding protein gives rise to the protein MEVLRQLQVFFRERRHYLFLSILCLAIATALGLVYPNLLQRLIDNAIIPGDFGKVPALALTVLGVVIIKGFMQFLHGFFGGRLGNYLAYRLRNACYEKLQFLSFRYYDTAKTGDLMSRLTGDLEAIRNFIGFGFAQLLNVLLMVVFGSMMMLYINWQLTLITMISMPLLLFVTFKFESRIHPTFQEMRIALSALTTAVQENITGVRTVKSFARESYEVEKFSVRNEQYKSNQIQAASLWSRFFPAMELIASVSVVLLLGMGGYLVIQKSMTLGQLVAFFSLIWYIIGPIWSIGFHINNYTQSKASGERVLELLNQSIDVTDEAGALTLDADQVEGHVTFEHVTFAYGNKLPAVVDINLDAPPGSVIGILGGTGSGKSTIIQLLMRAYNVNAGSIKLDGKDIRHLKIRDLRAQISSVFQETFLFSSSIRNNISYGLSHVSMDDIIRVSKLAQAHEFITELPLGYDTVVGERGLGLSGGQKQRIAIARALLKNPKILVLDDATSAVDMETEHEIQTGFQEVMRGRTTFIIAHRISSLRHANEIVVLEEGRIVQRGTHEQLIATPGPYQDVYHIQYADYIAQAPDGVSEGQVRP
- the purT gene encoding formate-dependent phosphoribosylglycinamide formyltransferase, which gives rise to MWGAPFSAKAKKMLLLGSGELGKEVIIEAQRLGVECIAVDRYELAPAMQVAHRSHCLDMQDAEALKALIREEKPDIIVPEIEAIATGALEELEQEGFHVVPTARAARLTMDREGIRRLAAEKLQLPTAAYRFADNFEQLRSAVHELGTPCVVKPLMSSSGKGQSVCRAIEDAESCWNTALEGARAKTTRVIVEAFVPFESEITLLTVRSVSGTTFCPPIGHIQKDGDYVESWQPHGMTDKQLSEAEDIARTITDELGGYGLFGVELFLTTDGVIFSEVSPRPHDTGMVTMITQDLSEFALHVRAILGFPVPSVTLLTPGASATLKAEVATRDFVISGLHDALLLPRTQVRVFGKPETKPGRRMAVALSAAEDVETARKTAEEAANMLKVEVNHV
- a CDS encoding GNAT family N-acetyltransferase, which codes for MSNNVMIPVLTIRSVELGDCEAVTGLLREVGYPMTCGVMKEVMGTTREDSQANMMVAEMDGRVVGVIGMHTAQSLAYPDPAVQITMLVVSGEYRGEGIGKRLVACGEEWGRAQGCYHLFITGANNRIKQVEARAFYNRIGFEKQGYRFSKKLR
- a CDS encoding ABC transporter ATP-binding protein, translated to MNIPAEKAKPLKKPTNERFVYQDDDVIDKPFNWSEFKRLLAYMKPYARQILPILLVMMILGTITKLTVPYLISLAIDKAIAPAWPALPSVKLLLLITGAVLLLYLIQWAASTYRIKFTNIIGQRVIYDLREDLFKHIQKLSFNFFDKRPAGSVLVRVTNDINSLQDLFTNGAVNVLIDCVQLIGIIVILLLINWKLGLAVIVTVPIMFLISTKLRVRIRRAWQEVRMKNSRINSHLNESIQGIRVTQAYTQEQENMAYFDDMNSSSKKSWDKASAMNQVFGPLIDITGGFGTLVLFWFGAHLIQTDQLTVGLLVAFANYVGNFWEPINRLGQMYNQLLVAMASSERIFEFMDEQPNIANKPGAKALPPIRGDIQFEKVIFEYEKGRQALKGISLSVEAGQSIALVGHTGSGKSTIINLLSRFYDITSGRLTIDGQDVRDVTVESLRSQISIVLQDTFIFSGTIRDNIRFGRLDATDEEIEAAAKAVNAHEFIVHLPAGYETEVEERGGMLSMGQRQLLSFARALLANPRILILDEATASIDTETELKIQEALQVLLEGRTSFMVAHRLSTIRNADHIVVLDHGEIQESGNHEQLMKKHGIYRGLVEAQFRFL